The proteins below come from a single Molothrus ater isolate BHLD 08-10-18 breed brown headed cowbird chromosome 3, BPBGC_Mater_1.1, whole genome shotgun sequence genomic window:
- the SSTR4 gene encoding somatostatin receptor type 4, which produces MSTDGEQLLAAGIPLWSISSWAGSEPPPNSSTVAAAVGDASRPPGAPERGGSAAEIAGMVVLQCIYGLVCLLGLLGNALVIFVILRYAKMKTATNIYLLNLAIADELFMLSVPFVATAAALRRWPFGRALCRTVLGVDGLNMFSSVFCLTVLSLDRYIAVVHPLRAASYRRPRVAKLVNGGVWLLALLVASPIPVFAGTAVTRDGRAVACDLLWPSPAWAAAFVVYSSALGFVLPVVAMALCYLLLAGKMRVVAQGVGWQQRRRSEGKLTRLVVTVVAMFVVCWLPFYVVQLLELLLPGRLDASAHNASLLLSYSNSCANPILYGLLSENFRNSFHGVLRRCRDAGLCCCRAADGDGGDSEDEEEPLDYCAAPRGDAKGCVCPPLPCQQDPLRPQPCCTPGALLPKTTPF; this is translated from the coding sequence ATGAGCACGGACGGcgagcagctcctggcagccgGAATCCCCCTCTGGAGCATCTCCAGCTGGGCCGGCTCTGAGCCGccccccaacagcagcacagtggcAGCGGCAGTGGGAGATGCCAGCCGGCCCCCGGGAGCGCCGGagcgcggcgggagcgcggcggaGATCGCAGGCATGGTGGTGCTGCAGTGCATCTACGGCCTGGtgtgcctgctggggctgctgggcaaCGCGCTCGTCATCTTCGTCATCCTGCGCTACGCCAAGATGAAGACGGCCACCAACATCTACCTGCTCAACCTGGCCATCGCTGACGAGCTCTTCATGCTCAGCGTGCCCTTCGTGGCCAcggcggcggcgctgcggcGCTGGCCCTTCGGCCGGGCGCTCTGCCGGACCGTGCTGGGCGTGGACGGCCTCAACATGTTCAGCAGCGTCTTCTGCCTCACCGTGCTCAGCCTGGACCGCTACATCGCCGTGGTGCACCCGCTGCGCGCCGCCTCCTACCGCCGCCCGCGCGTCGCCAAGCTGGTCAACGGCGGCGTGTggctgctggcgctgctggTGGCCTCGCCCATCCCGGTGTTCGCCGGCACGGCGGTCACCCGCGACGGCCGCGCCGTGGCCTGCGACCTGCTGTGGCCCAGCCCGGCGTGGGCGGCCGCCTTCGTGGTGTACAGCAGTGCGCTGGGCTTCGTGCTGCCCGTGGTGGCCATGGCGCTGTGCTACCTGCTGCTGGCCGGCAAGATGCGCGTGGTGGCGCAGGGCGTGGGCTggcagcagcggcggcgctCCGAGGGCAAGCTGACGCGGCTGGTGGTCACCGTGGTGGCCATGTTCGTGGTGTGCTGGCTGCCCTTCTACgtggtgcagctgctggagctgctgctgcccggccGCCTGGACGCCAGCGCGCACAATGCCTCGCTGCTGCTCAGCTACTCCAACAGCTGCGCCAACCCCATCCTCTATGGATTGCTCTCCGAGAATTTCCGCAACTCCTTCCACGGCGTGCTGCGCCGCTGCCGCGACGCCGGCCTGTGCTGCTGCCGCGCCGCCGACGGGGACGGGGGGGACAGCGAGGACGAGGAGGAGCCGCTGGATTACTGCGCCGCGCCCCGCGGGGACGCCAAGGGCTGCGTGTgtccccccctgccctgccagcaggacCCCCTgcgcccccagccctgctgcacgCCCGGGGCCCTcctccccaaaaccaccccctTCTAG
- the CD93 gene encoding complement component C1q receptor, whose product MATLRPLLLLLLLLLAWRCGGEDAEVLCADSACYTLHRHESNWKSAQERCEDNGGNLAPAGSAGEAERLRELLASAGWAGPAWLGLALPRGHCVRPQEPLRGFSWVAGGEPGNFSQWASEPAVTCVSARCVALRPPGPHGPGGWADRACRSTLPAFLCKFSFQGMCGLLPLAGRGEVTYATPFGVRSARLAAAPFGTLAEVQCDSGRASAFAVCKGPLAGGGFAWHPPGPLCPVDCGHHNGGCQQRCLDAPGEPPRCACHPGFVLAADMASCLPEDSCHPNPCQGSCRPLPGGFECGCEPGYALAADGRGCSDVDECESGPCQHQCHNIPGGFQCLCPPGYRPAGPAGHHCHDVDECAQPHACPQLCINIPGSFRCACRPGFQRQPGGESCLDVDECLRDPCPGACHNFPGGYECLCPPGSLRDADGHGCSPGEAIPNSVPQSSSIPHSSSSIPESSTVIPRSSGSIPQSSGIPQSSGIPPSSGIPRSTRIPWTTSIPRSLGMPTAGLGAGSDEHSADGPRLLLYYIVGSLVAILLLLAFALALVACRKRAAKREKPPAKNAADNYCWVPEQPESRGERR is encoded by the coding sequence ATGGCCACGCTCCGGccgctcctgctgctgctgctgctgctgctggcctggcgCTGCGGAGGGGAGGACGCGGAGGTGCTGTGCGCCGACAGCGCCTGCTACACCCTGCACCGGCATGAGAGCAACTGGAAAAGCGCCCAGGAGCGCTGCGAGGATAACGGAGGCAACCTGGCGCCAGCGGGCAGCGCGGGCGAGGCCGAGCGGCTGcgggagctgctggccagcgCCGGCTGGGCCGGCCCGGCCTGGCTCGGGCTCGCCCTGCCCCGGGGTCACTGCGTGCGGCCGCAGGAGCCGCTGCGAGGCTTCTCCTGGGTGGCCGGAGGCGAGCCGGGCAACTTCTCGCAGTGGGCATCCGAGCCGGCCGTCACCTGCGTGAGCGCCCGCTGTGTGGCCCTGCGGCCGCCCGGCCCGCACGGCCCCGGCGGCTGGGCCGACCGAGCCTGCCGGAGCACGCTCCCGGCTTTCCTCTGCAAGTTCAGCTTCCAGGGAATGTGCGGGCTCCTGCCGCTGGCCGGCCGCGGCGAGGTCACCTACGCCACGCCGTTCGGGGTGCGCAGCGCCCGCCTGGCCGCCGCTCCCTTCGGCACGCTGGCCGAGGTGCAGTGCGACAGCGGCCGGGCCTCGGCCTTCGCCGTCTGCAAGGGGCCGCTGGCCGGCGGTGGCTTCGCCTGGCACCCGCCGGGTCCCCTGTGCCCGGTGGACTGCGGGCACCACAACGGGGGCTGCCAGCAGCGCTGCCTGGACGCGCCCGGCGAGCCCCCGCGCTGCGCCTGCCACCCCGGCTTCGTGCTGGCCGCCGACATGGCCTCCTGCCTTCCCGAGGATTCCTGCCATCCCAACCCCTGCCAGGGATCCTGCCGCCCGCTGCCCGGCGGCTTCGAGTGCGGCTGCGAGCCCGGCTACGCCCTGGCAGCCGACGGCCGCGGGTGCTCGGATGTGGATGAGTGCGAGTCGGGGCCGTGCCAGCACCAGTGCCACAACATTCCCGGCGGTTTCCAGTGCCTCTGCCCGCCAGGCTACCGCCCCGCGGGGCCCGCTGGCCACCACTGCCACGACGTGGACGAGTGTGCCCAGCCCCACGCGTGCCCGCAGCTCTGCATCAACATTCCCGGCTCCTTCCGCTGCGCCTGCCGGCCCGGCTTCCAGCGGCAGCCGGGGGGAGAGTCCTGCCTGGATGTGGATGAGTGCCTGAGGGATCCGTGTCCTGGCGCCTGCCACAACTTCCCCGGCGGCTACGAGTGCCTGTGCCCGCCTGGCTCCCTCCGGGACGCGGATGGCCACGGCTGCAGCCCCGGAGAGGCGATCCCAAACAGTGTCCCGCAGAGCTCCAGcatcccacacagctccagcagcatcccagagagCTCCACCGTCATCCCGCGGAGCTCCGGCAGCATCCCACAGAGCTCCGGCATCCCACAGAGCTCGGGCATCCCACCGAGCTCCGGCATCCCCCGCAGCACGCGCATCCCATGGACCACGAGCATCCCGCGTTCTCTGGGAATGCCCACCGCGGGACTGGGGGCCGGCTCGGACGAGCACAGCGCCGACGGCCCGCGGCTGCTGCTCTATTACATCGTGGGCAGCCTGGTggccatcctgctcctgctggcgTTCGCCCTGGCGCTCGTGGCTTGCAGGAAAAGGGCGGCCAAGAGGGAGAAACCTCCGGCCAAAAACGCGGCCGATAATTATTGCTGGGTGCCCGAGCAGCCCGAGAGCCGCGGGGAGCGCAGGTAG
- the THBD gene encoding thrombomodulin, which yields MRPLLPPPLLLLLLLLGTVALAQPRDLSPAGAQCLEHECFAVFWASRSFAAASEGCERGGGHLMTVRSTVAEEAIALLLQNREGRLWLGLSLSPSLSCTDLSRRLRGFRWVTGDRSTDYTNWAPSGQRCGERCVTVSRELRWEERRCEEPADGFLCQYSYGGSCPRLATQRGIPVTYTTPFGARGADFLALPPGSVADIADLGLRLRCEDGDGAGPRWGRDTPGAWPCELGGGGCAGTCAEESGRPRCSCSEGAVLAPDGRGCRSPCEGAQCQHHCVVADGSFVCMCSVGYQLAADGVSCEDIDDCASEPGPCEQKCENTKGGFECRCHKGYRMVGGRCQRLPPCWNLSCQQRCEELPDGDRCGCHPGYAVHPQDPSRCLPHCNTTECPPLCEIDGKCKCPDGFMLDEDDNLCMDVDECDSGHCEFNCTNTPGSFQCHCPHGYLLSGIDCILVLDGDGDETSSGDLELEPHTPVPSRPPPKAEPLHPGVLVGIAGGALLSLLALAALGFYLARKRCRSHGSMDYKYSGPHEKELGLQPVPSAQKP from the coding sequence ATGcggccgctgctgccgccgccgctgctgctgctgctgctgctgctggggacggTGGCGCTGGCACAGCCGCGGGACCTGTCCCCCGCGGGCGCGCAGTGCCTGGAGCACGAGTGTTTCGCCGTGTTCTGGGCGTCCCGCTCCTTCGCCGCCGCCAGCGAGGGCTGCGAGCGGGGCGGGGGACACCTCATGACCGTGCGCTCCACCGTGGCCGAGGAGGCGATCGCGCTGCTGCTCCAGAACCGCGAGGGGCGGCTCTGGCTCGGGCTGTCGCTGTCGCCCTCCTTGTCCTGCACCGACCTCAGCCGGCGGCTCCGCGGTTTCCGCTGGGTCACCGGCGACCGCAGCACCGATTACACCAACTGGGCGCCGTCGGGGCAGCGCTGCGGCGAGCGCTGCGTGACCGTGTCCCGGGAGCTGCGCTGGGAGGAGCGGCGCTGCGAGGAGCCGGCCGACGGCTTCCTCTGCCAGTACAGCTACGGAGGCAGCTGTCCCCGCCTGGCCACCCAGCGCGGCATCCCCGTCACCTACACCACCCCTTTCGGCGCCCGCGGAGCGGACTTCCTGGCGCTGCCTCCGGGCAGCGTGGCGGACATCGCTGACCTCGGGCTGCGGCTGCGCTGCGAGGACGGGGACGGCGCGGGGCCGCGCTGGGGCCGCGACACGCCGGGAGCGTGGCCGTGCGAGCTGGGCGGCGGGGGCTGCGCGGGGACGTGCGCGGAGGAGAGCGGGCGGCCGCGCTGCTCCTGCTCCGAGGGCGCGGTGCTGGCGCCGGACGGGCGCGGGTGCCGCTCGCCGTGCGAGGGCGCGCAGTGCCAGCACCACTGCGTGGTGGCCGACGGCTCCTTCGTGTGCATGTGCTCCGTCGGGTACCAGCTGGCGGCCGACGGCGTCAGCTGCGAGGACATCGACGACTGCGCCAGCGAGCCCGGCCCGTGCGAGCAGAAGTGCGAGAACACCAAGGGCGGCTTCGAGTGCCGGTGCCACAAAGGCTACAGGATGGTGGGCGGGCGCTGCCAGCGCCTGCCGCCCTGCTGGAATCTGTCGTGCCAGCAGCGCTGCGAGGAGCTGCCCGACGGCGACCGCTGCGGCTGCCACCCCGGCTACGCCGTGCACCCGCAGGATCCCTCCCGCTGCCTCCCGCACTGCAACACCACCGAGTGCCCACCCCTGTGCGAAATCGACGGGAAGTGCAAGTGTCCCGACGGCTTCATGCTGGACGAGGACGACAACCTGTGCATGGACGTGGATGAGTGCGACAGCGGCCACTGCGAGTTCAACTGCACCAACACCCCCGGGAGCTTccagtgccactgtccccacGGCTACCTCCTGAGCGGCATCGACTGCATCCTCGTCCTGGACGGGGATGGCGACGAAACGTCCTCGGGGGATCTGGAGCTGGAACCGCACACGCCCGTCCCCAGCCGGCCCCCGCCGAAAGCGGAGCCGCTGCACCCCGGGGTGCTGGTGGGCATCGCCGGGGGTGCCCTGCTGAGCCTCCTGGCCCTGGCGGCTCTGGGATTCTACCTGGCCAGGAAGCGCTGCCGCTCCCACGGCTCCATGGATTACAAGTACAGCGGCCCCCACGAGAAGGAGCTGGGACTTCAGCCCGTCCCCTCCGCACAGAAGCCGTAG